TTATACTCCATAAAAAATTACTTATTATAATTTGAAAAATCTTTGTGTTCGCTTTTATGAAGCTCAGCTTCGGTTAAGTTTTTAAAGTAGTCATAGGTTTTTTTCATACCTTCAGCACGACCTACTTTAGGCTCCCAACCTAACAACTTTTTAGCCAATGCTATGTCTGGTTGACGTTGCATGGGATCGTCCACAGGTAAATCTTTATATATTACTTTTTGCGTCGTGCCTGTTAATTTAATAATCTCTTCTGCAAAATCTTTAATGGTAATTTCATGTGGATTTCCAATATTTACAGGGTTTGCATAATCACTTAATAGTAATCTATAAATCCCTTCTACTTGATCTGTTACATAACAAAATGATCGCGTTTGCACACCATCACCAAATACGGTCAAGTCTTCTCCACGAAGTGCTTGTCCCATAAAAGCAGGAATTACACGTCCATCGTTAAGTCGCATTCTTGGTCCATAAGTGTTAAAAATACGGACAATACGTGTCTCTAATCCATGAAACCTATGATACGCCATAGTTATAGATTCTTGAAAACGTTTGGCCTCGTCATACACGCCTCTTGGTCCTATGGTATTAACATTACCATAGTAATCCTCTGTCTGTGGATGGACTAATGGGTCACCATAAACCTCTGATGTAGAAGCAATAAGCAACCTTGCATTTTTAGCTTTAGCTAAACCTAATAAATTATGTGTCCCTAAACTACCTACTTTTAGTGTTTGAATAGGTATCTTAAGATAATCTATTGGACTTGCAGGTGAAGCAAAATGTAAAATATAATCTAGGTCACCTTCTATATTTATAAAATTTGTAACGTCATGTTGTATAAAAAGAAAATTAACATTAGAAGACAGGTGTGCTATATTTTTAGGATCTCCTGTTATAAAGTTATCCATACCAATAACAAAATAACCTTCGTTTATAAAACGATCGCATAAGTGTGATCCTAAAAATCCTGCTGCTCCAGTAATTAAAACTCTTTTTTTACTCATTTATCTTCCTATTGACACATATTTAAACCCTTCATTTTCAACATCTTTTACGTCATATAGATTACGTCCATCAAATATAGTTGGACTATTCATTATCTCTTTAATTTTTGCGAAATTTGGAGTTCTAAAAATACTCCACTCTGTAGAAATAATTAATGCATCTGCTTTGTTTAATGCTTCATACATACTATCTGCAAAGTTAATTTTATCCCCTAATTTACGTTTAACATTTGGCATAGCCTCTGGATCAAAAGCTGTAATATTACATCCTGCTTCTAATAAAGCATCAATCATATATAAAGCAGGTGCCTCTCTAATATCGTCTGTTTCTGGTTTAAATGCTAATCCCCAAACAGCTATATTTTTCCCCTTTAAATCATTATTAAAATGAGATTCTATCTTAGGAATTAATACTAGTTTTTGTCTAGCATTAACATTAATAACTGCGTCTAAAATTTTAAAATCGTAATTATTATCTAATCCCGACTTATGTAATGCTTTTACATCTTTAGGAAAGCATGAACCACCATATCCAATCCCTGGAAATAAAAATCGTTTTCCGATACGAGAGTCTGTTCCCATACCAATTCTAACTTTATCTACGTCTGCTCCTACTTTTTCGCAAAAGTTAGCAATCTCATTCATAAAGGTTATTTTGGCAGCTAAAAACGAGTTGGAAGCGTATTTTGTAAGTTCGGCAGACTTTTCGTCCATTACAATAATTGGATTTCCAGATCTTACATATGGCTTATATAGTTTTTCCATAAGCTTAGTTGCACGATCGCTACTTGACCCAACAACGATACGCTCTGGCTTTAAAAAGTCGTCTACAGCAAATCCTTCGCGTAAAAACTCTGGATTAGAAACAACATCAAAATCTACTTTTGCATTTTTAGATATGGCTGCTTTTACTTTATCAGATGTACCTACTGGCACTGTACTTTTGTCCACGATGACTTTATAGTCCTTTATTAACTTTCCAATATTATCTGCTACACCTAAAATATATTTAAGGTCTGCAGATCCATCTTCATCTTCTGGCGTTGGCAATGCAAGAAAAATGATATCTCCATGCTCCAATCCTTCTTCTAAACTAGTAGAAAATTTAAGCCTATTAGCTTTAATGTTTCTTTCAAATAACACATCTAAATGAGGCTCGTAAATAGGCACCTTTCCAGATTGCATTTGTTTTACTTTTTCCTGATCTATATCTATGCAAAGTACTTCGTTTCCTGTTTCTGCTAAACAGGTTCCTGTTACTAAACCAACATATCCTGTCCCAATTACTGCTATTTTCATTTGTATCTATATTTAAACTATCTTTTTGTCAAAAATTTCAAAATCAGAATTCATACTTAAAAACTCAGGTACGATCTCTTTCATTTTTTTTACAATTTCATTTTTGTTGTCTTCTTTAGCTAAAATAAATAACTCATTTACATCTTTGTTAATTTCTGTATGAGTACAATTATCTATTTTGGCAATCATGATTTTGCTATTGTAAGTTGGTAATGTTGTAGATTTATAGCTTAACAACTCTTCATACAACTTTTCTCCTGGTCTTAATCCAACAACTTTAATATCAATATCTTTATAAGGTACAAAACCTGCTAAACGAATAATTTTTTTAGCCAAGTCAATTATCTTAACAGCTTCTCCCATATCAAAGATAAAAATCTCTCCACCATTACCCATTGCTCCTGCTTCCAAAACTAATTGGCAAGCTTCTGGTATGGTCATAAAATACCTAATAATGTCTGGATGCGTTATTGTTAACGGTCCACCTTCTTGAATTTGTCTTTTAAATAATGGTACAACAGAGCCATTACTACCCAAAACATTTCCAAATCTAGTGGTTACAAAGTTAGTTTTGTTTTTAGGATCTGCCATAGCTTTAACCTGTAAGGCTTGGACATAAATCTCGGCAATACGTTTTGAGGCTCCCATTACGTTACTTGGGTTAACAGCCTTATCTGTAGAGACCATGACAAATTTTTCTGATTTAAATTTATAAGATAAATCCGCTACATTTTTTGATCCCATTATGTTAGCAAAAATAGCTTCCGATGGGTGTTTTTCCATTAATGGTACATGCTTGTATGCTGCTGCATGGTACACTACTTGTGGATTATATTTTTTAAAAACATCTTCTAAAACATCTACTTTTCTTACATCTCCTATAATTGCTTCGAAGTTTAGATCTGGAAAATCACGTTTAATTTCTTGCTGAATTTCGTATAAAGGCGATTCTGATTGATCAAAAATCAATAGTTTACTAGGTTTATAGCTAGCTACTTGTCTAACAATTTCGCTTCCAATGGAACCTGCTCCACCTGTAACTAGAATACATTTATTAAAAATTTCTTTTGCAACTAACTTGTTATCTAACTGTATTGGTTCTCTCTCTAAAATGTCTTCAATTTGTATTTTTTGAATTTGATTAGAAAGTGTAGTGTTTTTTTCTATATCGGAAATTAAAGGCGCTCTAAAAACCTTGTAGTTAAACTCTAAACAGCTATCAACAATTTTAATACTTTCCTCTTTTGTTAAGGAGCTATCTGCTATAATAAGTGCTTGTGCATTATATATCCTAAGTAATACTGCGGTTTTGCGTTTTAGATAAATAATTGGTAGACCTAATATTTCTTTACTTTTATTTTTACCATCCTTATCAATAAATCCTAAAACCTTGTATCGCGAAGGTTTTTCCGATTTTAATGCACTTGCTATTGCTATTGCATTTTCACTGGTACCATAAATTAAAACATTTAGTCTTGCTTCTTCATCATTGTAACGTTGGTAAACTTCAAAGACTTGTTTAACCAAAATCCTAAATAAAAATAAACCACAAAAAGATACGATGGAATATATAAACAGTTGAGGAATTGAAAACAACTCGTCACCAACCAAATAAAAATAACCGTAGTATAATGCCAAGGATGAAAGCAATGTAGCTAAAGACGCTAGAAAAAACTTAGCAGCATCAATAAAGGTTGAGTGCCTTATAAGGCCAGCATAAGTCCTAAATAGTATAAAAAATAAGACATTAATTACAACTATTAAAAGCTCCTCATTTGAAAATCCTAAATTAAAAAAAGCTGCATTTTTAATTTTGCTTACAATAATCTTAGTAAAAAATAAAGAAATTACTAATATGAAACTATCAAAACAAAGTATTGCCCACCTTGGTAAGTAATTTACATTTTTAAAATCTATCTTTTTCTGACTAGATTCTA
The genomic region above belongs to Olleya sp. Hel_I_94 and contains:
- a CDS encoding UDP-glucuronic acid decarboxylase family protein, coding for MSKKRVLITGAAGFLGSHLCDRFINEGYFVIGMDNFITGDPKNIAHLSSNVNFLFIQHDVTNFINIEGDLDYILHFASPASPIDYLKIPIQTLKVGSLGTHNLLGLAKAKNARLLIASTSEVYGDPLVHPQTEDYYGNVNTIGPRGVYDEAKRFQESITMAYHRFHGLETRIVRIFNTYGPRMRLNDGRVIPAFMGQALRGEDLTVFGDGVQTRSFCYVTDQVEGIYRLLLSDYANPVNIGNPHEITIKDFAEEIIKLTGTTQKVIYKDLPVDDPMQRQPDIALAKKLLGWEPKVGRAEGMKKTYDYFKNLTEAELHKSEHKDFSNYNK
- a CDS encoding UDP-glucose dehydrogenase family protein, with protein sequence MKIAVIGTGYVGLVTGTCLAETGNEVLCIDIDQEKVKQMQSGKVPIYEPHLDVLFERNIKANRLKFSTSLEEGLEHGDIIFLALPTPEDEDGSADLKYILGVADNIGKLIKDYKVIVDKSTVPVGTSDKVKAAISKNAKVDFDVVSNPEFLREGFAVDDFLKPERIVVGSSSDRATKLMEKLYKPYVRSGNPIIVMDEKSAELTKYASNSFLAAKITFMNEIANFCEKVGADVDKVRIGMGTDSRIGKRFLFPGIGYGGSCFPKDVKALHKSGLDNNYDFKILDAVINVNARQKLVLIPKIESHFNNDLKGKNIAVWGLAFKPETDDIREAPALYMIDALLEAGCNITAFDPEAMPNVKRKLGDKINFADSMYEALNKADALIISTEWSIFRTPNFAKIKEIMNSPTIFDGRNLYDVKDVENEGFKYVSIGR
- a CDS encoding polysaccharide biosynthesis protein, producing the protein MLKQLKQALFQVLESSQKKIDFKNVNYLPRWAILCFDSFILVISLFFTKIIVSKIKNAAFFNLGFSNEELLIVVINVLFFILFRTYAGLIRHSTFIDAAKFFLASLATLLSSLALYYGYFYLVGDELFSIPQLFIYSIVSFCGLFLFRILVKQVFEVYQRYNDEEARLNVLIYGTSENAIAIASALKSEKPSRYKVLGFIDKDGKNKSKEILGLPIIYLKRKTAVLLRIYNAQALIIADSSLTKEESIKIVDSCLEFNYKVFRAPLISDIEKNTTLSNQIQKIQIEDILEREPIQLDNKLVAKEIFNKCILVTGGAGSIGSEIVRQVASYKPSKLLIFDQSESPLYEIQQEIKRDFPDLNFEAIIGDVRKVDVLEDVFKKYNPQVVYHAAAYKHVPLMEKHPSEAIFANIMGSKNVADLSYKFKSEKFVMVSTDKAVNPSNVMGASKRIAEIYVQALQVKAMADPKNKTNFVTTRFGNVLGSNGSVVPLFKRQIQEGGPLTITHPDIIRYFMTIPEACQLVLEAGAMGNGGEIFIFDMGEAVKIIDLAKKIIRLAGFVPYKDIDIKVVGLRPGEKLYEELLSYKSTTLPTYNSKIMIAKIDNCTHTEINKDVNELFILAKEDNKNEIVKKMKEIVPEFLSMNSDFEIFDKKIV